One Curtobacterium sp. MCLR17_007 DNA window includes the following coding sequences:
- a CDS encoding ROK family transcriptional regulator, giving the protein MTETLSTIPNGVVGSTPATLRLINSRAVLDELFRDDGASGAPTSFTVTELTRLVGLSRPTVEASLADLVAQGWVREAEAIATPNKAGRRAKRFRADASAGSVLGVDLGLHGIVGVLADLRGEQIARVDEVYPNLASADQAWTSVQEVVRRLTSTEGAGRLLAATFGVPAVVDRSGAIDYTIAVPEWVESRVPGRIQDLFPTATTFFDNDAKLAATAEAMWGGFRGARDALWLVMGRQIGAAFLVDGVLARGAHGAAGEVGGLPSTGWPAAPARLEARIPSGMDLESVMVAAGHGDAVAERVVRSLAEDVATGVAQLVATLDPEVVVVGGEVLPAAEVFCAALSEVVAPMLRHPVPIVPSSVGRDAVARGALARSLTHVRSTHMGLGG; this is encoded by the coding sequence GTGACCGAGACGCTGTCAACGATCCCGAACGGGGTCGTCGGGAGCACGCCCGCGACCCTGCGGCTGATCAACTCGCGGGCCGTCCTCGACGAGTTGTTCCGCGACGACGGCGCGTCGGGTGCGCCGACCTCGTTCACGGTGACCGAGCTGACGCGCCTGGTCGGGCTCTCGCGGCCCACGGTCGAGGCCTCGCTCGCCGACCTGGTCGCGCAGGGCTGGGTGCGCGAGGCCGAGGCCATCGCCACCCCGAACAAGGCCGGCCGACGCGCGAAGCGGTTCCGCGCCGACGCCTCGGCGGGGTCGGTGCTCGGCGTCGACCTGGGGCTCCACGGCATCGTGGGCGTCCTCGCCGACCTGCGGGGCGAACAGATCGCCCGTGTCGACGAGGTCTACCCGAACCTGGCATCGGCGGACCAGGCGTGGACGAGCGTGCAGGAGGTGGTCCGCCGCCTGACCTCGACCGAGGGGGCCGGACGGCTCCTCGCGGCGACGTTCGGCGTGCCGGCCGTGGTCGACCGCAGCGGTGCGATCGACTACACGATCGCGGTGCCGGAGTGGGTCGAGAGCCGGGTGCCCGGCCGGATCCAGGACCTGTTCCCGACCGCGACGACGTTCTTCGACAACGACGCCAAGCTCGCCGCCACCGCCGAGGCGATGTGGGGCGGCTTCCGTGGTGCCCGCGACGCGCTCTGGCTGGTGATGGGTCGGCAGATCGGTGCGGCGTTCCTGGTCGACGGCGTACTGGCGCGCGGGGCGCACGGCGCGGCCGGCGAGGTGGGCGGTCTGCCGTCGACCGGCTGGCCCGCAGCCCCCGCCCGCCTGGAGGCCCGGATCCCCTCCGGCATGGACCTGGAGTCCGTCATGGTGGCGGCCGGGCACGGCGACGCCGTCGCCGAGAGGGTGGTGCGCTCGCTGGCGGAGGACGTCGCGACCGGTGTGGCGCAGCTCGTGGCCACGCTCGACCCCGAGGTGGTCGTCGTCGGTGGCGAGGTGCTTCCAGCGGCCGAGGTGTTCTGCGCGGCGCTCTCCGAGGTCGTCGCACCGATGCTCCGCCACCCCGTGCCGATCGTGCCGTCGAGCGTCGGTCGTGACGCCGTCGCCCGGGGCGCCCTGGCCCGGTCGCTGACCCACGTCCGGTCGACGCACATGGGACTCGGGGGCTGA
- a CDS encoding DedA family protein: MTTALAAAAPSDTEMGGLSGLVLQLIDLLGEWGVALMLFVETVFPPIPSELILPLAGFLAGAGRMNLVLVLVLATLGSYVGALVLYWLGRVIGFERTVRWLGRLPLVDEDDFRKAAAWFHRHGRSAVFFGRFVPIVRSLISLPAGADRMHLGTFSVFTIIASGIWNSGLVLLGAAFGTQYDKVEQYTEWIDRVLYVAIAVVVVTFVVRRVRRARGERAQGRAVGAAEPEAGAARGRRRATPAND; this comes from the coding sequence ATGACGACTGCCCTCGCCGCCGCCGCGCCCTCCGACACTGAGATGGGTGGGCTGTCGGGGCTCGTGCTGCAGCTGATCGACCTGCTCGGGGAGTGGGGCGTCGCGCTCATGCTGTTCGTCGAGACGGTCTTCCCGCCGATCCCGTCCGAGCTCATCCTGCCGCTCGCGGGCTTCCTCGCCGGAGCCGGTCGGATGAACCTGGTGCTCGTGCTGGTCCTCGCGACGCTGGGGTCCTACGTCGGGGCGCTGGTGCTGTACTGGCTCGGGCGGGTGATCGGCTTCGAGCGCACCGTCCGGTGGCTCGGCCGGCTGCCGCTCGTCGACGAGGACGACTTCCGCAAGGCCGCCGCGTGGTTCCACCGGCACGGCCGGAGCGCGGTGTTCTTCGGCCGGTTCGTGCCGATCGTGCGGAGCCTCATCTCGCTGCCTGCCGGCGCCGACCGGATGCACCTCGGCACGTTCTCGGTGTTCACGATCATCGCGAGCGGCATCTGGAACAGCGGCCTGGTGCTGCTCGGCGCCGCCTTCGGGACCCAGTACGACAAGGTCGAGCAGTACACCGAGTGGATCGACCGGGTGCTCTACGTCGCGATCGCTGTCGTCGTCGTCACCTTCGTGGTGCGGCGCGTCCGCCGTGCCCGGGGAGAGCGCGCCCAGGGGCGAGCCGTGGGCGCGGCGGAACCCGAGGCCGGCGCGGCTCGCGGGCGCCGACGTGCGACACCCGCGAACGACTGA
- a CDS encoding DUF2945 domain-containing protein → MAMSKGDEVHWNTSQGKTTGTLVEQKTKDFTFDGQHFKPTEDDPYWIVESEKSGKQAAHKESALTKA, encoded by the coding sequence ATGGCGATGTCGAAGGGCGACGAGGTGCACTGGAACACCTCCCAGGGGAAGACGACCGGCACGTTGGTCGAGCAGAAGACGAAGGACTTCACGTTCGACGGACAGCACTTCAAGCCGACCGAAGACGACCCCTACTGGATCGTCGAGTCGGAGAAGTCCGGCAAGCAGGCTGCGCACAAGGAGTCCGCGCTCACCAAGGCGTGA
- a CDS encoding serine/threonine-protein kinase has product MTLVDNARTETVLSGRYRLSRLIGTGGMGSVYEARDEHTYRLVAVKLFATPQTMTTADRVRQEREIRLLSMLSHPGLIPLYDAGTHEFPDGPHRFIVMELIADATLLRRLAEGPLHNYEAADLGAQLADALAYVHSRGIVHRDVKPANILISDEGSSGFARTVKLTDFGVAHFVDGSRLTNDGTIIGTAAYLSPEQVAGEPISYATDVYSLGLVLLEVLTGKQEYSGTLVEAALARLRRSPEIPEAVGPDWRDLLLRMTDRDPARRPTAVAVANALRGGSTQITGPVPLGPSRVKHKRDHRMHRAAHRHARRGTFEAVNRWRRRNVMTASLAAGGVLVACVLSYVAGTFH; this is encoded by the coding sequence ATGACCCTCGTGGACAACGCCCGCACCGAGACGGTGCTCTCGGGGCGGTACCGTCTGTCCCGGCTCATCGGCACGGGCGGCATGGGCTCCGTCTACGAAGCCCGCGACGAGCACACCTACCGCCTGGTCGCCGTCAAGCTCTTCGCGACGCCGCAGACGATGACGACGGCGGACCGTGTCCGTCAGGAGCGCGAGATCCGGCTCCTCAGCATGCTCTCGCACCCGGGGCTCATCCCGCTCTACGACGCAGGCACCCACGAGTTCCCGGACGGTCCGCACCGCTTCATCGTGATGGAGCTCATCGCCGACGCGACGCTGCTGCGTCGACTGGCCGAAGGTCCGCTGCACAACTACGAGGCTGCCGACCTCGGCGCCCAGCTGGCCGACGCCCTGGCGTACGTGCACTCCCGCGGCATCGTGCACCGCGACGTCAAGCCCGCCAACATCCTGATCAGCGACGAGGGCTCGTCCGGCTTCGCCCGCACGGTCAAGCTCACGGACTTCGGCGTCGCGCACTTCGTCGACGGGTCGCGGCTGACCAACGACGGCACCATCATCGGCACGGCCGCCTACCTCAGCCCGGAACAGGTCGCCGGCGAGCCGATCAGCTACGCGACCGACGTCTACTCGCTCGGACTCGTGCTGCTCGAGGTGCTCACTGGCAAGCAGGAGTACTCCGGCACGCTGGTCGAGGCTGCGCTCGCACGCCTGCGCCGCAGCCCGGAGATCCCCGAGGCCGTCGGGCCCGACTGGCGGGACCTGCTGCTGCGGATGACCGACCGCGACCCGGCCCGTCGCCCGACCGCCGTGGCGGTGGCCAACGCGCTGCGGGGCGGTTCCACGCAGATCACCGGCCCGGTGCCGCTCGGCCCGTCGCGGGTGAAGCACAAGCGCGACCACCGCATGCACCGTGCGGCGCACCGACACGCTCGTCGGGGCACCTTCGAGGCGGTCAACCGCTGGCGTCGTCGCAACGTGATGACGGCCTCCCTGGCCGCGGGCGGCGTGCTCGTCGCATGCGTGCTGAGCTACGTCGCGGGCACCTTCCACTGA
- a CDS encoding phosphoribosylanthranilate isomerase translates to MTDQRWIKICGLSTPDAVDVAVDAGADAVGFVFAAGSPRTVTADLAKELVERVPDGVDAVGVFRDQEIDEVVGIASAVGLTTLQLHGGESATDFARARDAGFFTIRAVAAQDYLRETPDERAAYDHDLLLLDAAEPGSGRLIDSVTLADGIDEAWILAGGLTPANVVAAVGALDPDGVDVSSGVESERGVKDAAKIRAFVEAVRSIG, encoded by the coding sequence ATGACCGACCAGCGCTGGATCAAGATCTGCGGCCTGTCCACGCCCGACGCGGTGGACGTCGCCGTCGATGCGGGCGCCGACGCGGTCGGGTTCGTCTTCGCCGCGGGCAGCCCCCGCACCGTGACCGCCGACCTGGCGAAGGAACTCGTCGAGCGCGTGCCCGACGGGGTCGATGCCGTGGGGGTCTTCCGCGACCAGGAGATCGACGAGGTCGTCGGGATCGCCTCGGCGGTGGGGCTCACGACCCTGCAGCTGCACGGCGGCGAGTCGGCGACCGACTTCGCTCGCGCGCGGGACGCCGGCTTCTTCACGATCCGGGCGGTCGCGGCGCAGGACTACCTGCGTGAGACGCCGGACGAGCGTGCCGCGTACGACCACGATCTGCTGCTGCTCGACGCGGCTGAGCCGGGCAGCGGGCGGCTCATCGACTCGGTAACGCTGGCCGACGGCATCGACGAAGCCTGGATCCTTGCCGGGGGGCTCACCCCGGCGAACGTCGTGGCCGCGGTGGGTGCGCTCGACCCGGACGGGGTCGACGTGTCGAGCGGCGTGGAGTCCGAGCGCGGTGTGAAGGACGCGGCCAAGATCCGGGCGTTCGTCGAGGCGGTCCGCAGCATCGGCTGA
- a CDS encoding HAD-IIB family hydrolase translates to MTAPRLVAFDLDDTLAPSKSSLDPRMLETFAALLETVPVAVISGGNFAQFEQQLVTPLRHRDGLTLDDLHLLPTCGTRYYRWSGDDWALQYAEDLTDDQKARALAAVESVAKDAGYWESETWGDILEDRGSQITFSALGQRAPVDVKKAWDPTGAKKDDLRRRVQAELPDLEVRSGGSTSVDITRKGIDKAYGMQRLAEITGIALDDMLFVGDRLDPEGNDYPVKALGVPCHAVEGWEDTDAFLTDLIPTLRVTSV, encoded by the coding sequence ATGACCGCACCACGCCTCGTGGCCTTCGACCTGGACGACACCCTCGCCCCCTCGAAGTCCTCGCTCGACCCCCGCATGCTCGAGACCTTCGCCGCCCTGCTCGAGACGGTCCCGGTGGCGGTCATCTCCGGCGGCAACTTCGCGCAGTTCGAGCAGCAGCTGGTCACACCGCTGCGTCACCGCGACGGGCTCACCCTCGACGACCTGCACCTGCTGCCCACCTGCGGCACCCGCTACTACCGCTGGTCGGGTGACGACTGGGCGCTGCAGTACGCCGAGGACCTCACCGACGACCAGAAGGCCCGTGCTCTGGCGGCCGTCGAGTCCGTCGCGAAGGACGCCGGGTACTGGGAGTCCGAGACCTGGGGTGACATCCTCGAGGACCGCGGCTCACAGATCACGTTCTCCGCGCTCGGCCAGCGCGCGCCGGTCGACGTCAAGAAGGCCTGGGACCCGACCGGCGCCAAGAAGGACGACCTGCGCCGCCGGGTGCAGGCCGAGCTCCCCGACCTCGAGGTCCGGTCCGGCGGCTCCACCAGCGTCGACATCACACGCAAGGGCATCGACAAGGCCTACGGCATGCAGCGGCTGGCGGAGATCACCGGCATCGCGCTGGACGACATGCTCTTCGTCGGCGACCGGCTCGATCCCGAGGGCAACGACTACCCGGTCAAGGCGCTCGGCGTCCCCTGCCACGCGGTCGAGGGGTGGGAGGACACCGACGCCTTCCTGACCGACCTGATCCCGACGCTGCGGGTCACGTCCGTCTGA
- a CDS encoding nitroreductase family protein → MTDVTTLSRSTDSSQPLVPLLEERWSPRSYDESATMTEAQLDAVLEAARWAPSAMNLQPRRFIAGRRGTETFRKINDNLLGFNAAWAFRASALVVGVLETVSDGGDERPFAQYDLGQSLAALTVQAHAEGLHVHQMAGIDAQGLRAAFDLPERFLPYTVTAIGTVAHPDQLDDKAAEREVAPRTRIPLDEVVLVKE, encoded by the coding sequence ATGACCGACGTGACGACCCTCTCCCGTTCCACCGACTCGAGCCAGCCGCTCGTGCCCCTGCTCGAGGAGCGGTGGAGCCCGCGTTCCTACGACGAGTCCGCGACCATGACCGAGGCGCAGCTCGACGCCGTCCTCGAGGCCGCCCGCTGGGCCCCGTCCGCGATGAACCTCCAGCCGCGCCGCTTCATCGCCGGCCGCCGCGGCACCGAGACGTTCCGGAAGATCAACGACAACCTGCTGGGCTTCAACGCCGCGTGGGCGTTCCGCGCAAGTGCACTGGTGGTCGGCGTGCTCGAGACCGTGTCCGACGGTGGCGACGAGCGTCCGTTCGCCCAGTACGACCTCGGCCAGTCGCTCGCCGCGCTGACGGTGCAGGCGCACGCCGAGGGCCTCCACGTGCACCAGATGGCCGGGATCGACGCCCAGGGCCTCCGCGCTGCGTTCGACCTGCCCGAGCGCTTCCTGCCGTACACGGTGACGGCGATCGGCACGGTCGCGCACCCGGACCAGCTCGACGACAAGGCCGCGGAGCGCGAGGTCGCTCCCCGCACCCGCATCCCGCTCGACGAGGTCGTGCTCGTCAAGGAGTAG
- a CDS encoding AEC family transporter, with the protein MGGVLIGFAIIGAIIAAGYGVGRAGLLGPHAQFVMSRLAFFVLMPCLLFHTIATADIAALVSPMLWVSLLSAVVVALGTAAVFALVLRRSVTVTTVGALAASYVNANNIGLPVAVYVLGQATAVVPVILLQLVVMAPIALTILDAATASGRGWKRRVLGPVSNPLIIASLLGLLCSAFRIDLPTPVLEPFSLVGAAAVPVVLLSFGMSLHGSAPLRDPAIRTDVIVASSIKLVVMPAVAFVLARFVFGLGEQQVFVLTTLGALPAAQNVFNYAQRYGAAVPVARDVVLISTIGAVPVLVAIAALLHP; encoded by the coding sequence ATGGGTGGCGTTCTGATCGGCTTCGCGATCATCGGCGCGATCATCGCGGCCGGGTACGGCGTCGGTCGAGCCGGGCTGCTCGGACCGCACGCCCAGTTCGTGATGAGTCGACTGGCGTTCTTCGTGCTCATGCCGTGCCTGCTGTTCCACACGATCGCCACGGCAGACATCGCCGCGCTGGTCTCCCCGATGCTGTGGGTGTCGCTGCTGAGCGCCGTCGTGGTCGCCCTCGGCACTGCGGCGGTGTTCGCCCTGGTCCTCCGCCGCTCGGTGACCGTCACGACCGTGGGCGCGCTCGCCGCGAGCTACGTCAACGCGAACAACATCGGGCTGCCGGTCGCGGTCTACGTCCTCGGACAGGCCACCGCGGTCGTGCCGGTCATCCTGCTGCAGCTCGTCGTGATGGCGCCGATCGCGCTGACGATCCTCGACGCCGCGACGGCGTCCGGACGCGGGTGGAAGCGCCGCGTGCTCGGTCCGGTGTCGAACCCGCTGATCATCGCCTCGCTGCTCGGGCTGCTGTGCTCGGCGTTCCGCATCGACCTGCCCACGCCGGTGCTCGAGCCGTTCTCGCTGGTGGGAGCCGCCGCGGTGCCGGTCGTGCTCCTGTCGTTCGGCATGAGCCTGCACGGGTCCGCTCCGCTGCGTGACCCCGCGATCCGCACGGACGTGATCGTGGCGTCGTCGATCAAGCTCGTGGTGATGCCGGCCGTCGCGTTCGTGCTCGCACGCTTCGTGTTCGGCCTGGGGGAGCAGCAGGTCTTCGTGCTGACGACGCTCGGCGCGCTGCCGGCGGCCCAGAACGTGTTCAACTACGCCCAGCGCTACGGTGCGGCGGTGCCGGTGGCGCGCGACGTGGTGCTCATCTCGACGATCGGCGCGGTGCCGGTGCTCGTCGCCATCGCCGCGCTCCTGCACCCGTAG
- a CDS encoding exodeoxyribonuclease III, whose translation MRVATWNVNSVRTRVGRVVDWLVRQDVDVLGMQEIKCKPEQFPVEAFEAAGYHVEAHGLNQWNGVAFASRLPMEDVTRDFPGQPGFLKGHEGPDLPVEARAIGVTVDDVRLWSLYVPNGRELGDPHYTYKLDWLAQLADRTAEWLEADPSLKLALMGDWNVAPLDEDVWDMRVFEGATHVSEPERSAFRTFEERGLQDVVRPLVPTGYTYWDYKQLRFPRNEGMRIDFVMGSQGFADVVTGASIHRDERKGDAPSDHVPVVVDLDLETSLDDDRPMIF comes from the coding sequence ATGCGCGTCGCGACCTGGAACGTGAACTCCGTCCGCACCCGAGTCGGCAGGGTCGTCGACTGGCTCGTCCGCCAGGACGTCGACGTGCTCGGCATGCAGGAGATCAAGTGCAAGCCCGAGCAGTTCCCGGTCGAGGCGTTCGAGGCCGCCGGCTACCACGTCGAGGCGCACGGCCTGAACCAGTGGAACGGGGTCGCGTTCGCCAGTCGACTGCCGATGGAGGACGTCACCCGCGACTTCCCCGGCCAGCCCGGCTTCCTCAAGGGCCACGAGGGTCCCGACCTTCCCGTCGAGGCCCGCGCCATCGGCGTCACCGTCGACGACGTCCGGCTGTGGAGCCTCTACGTGCCGAACGGCCGCGAGCTCGGGGACCCGCACTACACGTACAAGCTCGACTGGCTCGCGCAGCTGGCCGACCGCACCGCCGAGTGGCTCGAGGCCGACCCGTCGCTCAAGCTCGCGCTCATGGGCGACTGGAACGTCGCGCCGCTCGACGAGGACGTCTGGGACATGCGCGTGTTCGAGGGTGCGACCCACGTCAGCGAGCCCGAGCGGTCCGCGTTCCGCACCTTCGAGGAGCGCGGCCTGCAGGACGTCGTCCGGCCGCTCGTCCCCACCGGGTACACGTACTGGGACTACAAGCAGCTGCGGTTCCCCCGCAACGAGGGCATGCGCATCGACTTCGTGATGGGGTCCCAGGGGTTCGCCGACGTCGTCACGGGGGCGTCCATCCACCGCGACGAGCGCAAGGGCGACGCCCCGAGCGACCACGTGCCCGTCGTCGTCGACCTGGACCTCGAGACCTCGTTGGACGACGACCGCCCGATGATCTTCTGA
- a CDS encoding aminoglycoside 3'-phosphotransferase codes for MTSKNGIPGVGEVVDVPEPIARLAAGRPLAPVWVNAIGGKTFRVGGDGRADTADEYLKWVPRPYTVWVGAEAERLRWAGRWLRVPEVLDHGADDDGAWLRTRAVPGWSAVDPRWRDEPRTAVVAIAEGLRAMHDALPVAECPFDWSAAMRLDRSRAAGVDVDRLGPAPDPDVLVVCHGDACSPNTLLGDDGRWIGHVDLGSLGVADRWADIAVATMALGWNYGPGWDDVFHGAYGVTVDRERTAWYRALWDLSVDEVDATG; via the coding sequence ATGACGTCGAAGAACGGGATCCCCGGCGTCGGCGAGGTCGTCGACGTGCCGGAGCCGATCGCGCGACTCGCCGCGGGTCGGCCGCTCGCGCCGGTGTGGGTGAACGCGATCGGCGGGAAGACCTTCCGCGTGGGCGGCGACGGCCGCGCCGACACGGCGGACGAGTACCTGAAGTGGGTCCCGCGTCCGTACACGGTCTGGGTCGGTGCCGAGGCGGAACGGCTCCGGTGGGCGGGACGGTGGCTGCGGGTGCCCGAGGTCCTGGACCACGGCGCCGACGACGATGGTGCCTGGCTACGGACCCGTGCGGTCCCCGGGTGGAGTGCGGTCGACCCGCGCTGGCGGGACGAACCACGGACGGCCGTCGTGGCCATCGCCGAGGGGCTCCGCGCGATGCACGACGCGCTCCCCGTCGCGGAGTGCCCGTTCGACTGGTCGGCCGCGATGCGGCTGGACCGTTCCCGTGCCGCCGGCGTCGACGTGGACCGCCTCGGTCCGGCTCCCGACCCGGACGTACTGGTCGTCTGCCACGGCGACGCGTGCTCACCGAACACCCTGCTCGGGGACGACGGCCGGTGGATCGGCCACGTGGACCTGGGCTCCCTCGGGGTCGCCGACCGGTGGGCGGACATCGCCGTGGCGACGATGGCGCTCGGCTGGAACTACGGGCCGGGGTGGGACGATGTGTTCCACGGGGCGTACGGCGTCACGGTCGACCGGGAACGCACTGCCTGGTACCGGGCGCTGTGGGACCTGAGCGTGGACGAGGTGGACGCGACGGGCTAG
- a CDS encoding M23 family metallopeptidase, with protein MSRSAAPHQPSRVRVPARRSLRFAVAGLSLVGLAGALVLDAPPAQAATYPSWDDVLAARGQESQKNEQISGIQTLIGDLSAKADAAVAQAEARGNEYADAQRKSQRAAEKEQRLRAEADEHAQTAEQSAAQAGQFAAQMARSGGADVTSSVLSGGDDSRDLLYDLGALSKLSEQAERVEAVASADAAVARALSGQADRAATELAELAAEAEDRMAEAQAASDRAQSAYDEQQDNKARLEAQLATLKSGRVRTEAEFAKGEAERKAAEERARAAAAAAAARAAAAAAASNSGGGGGSGGGGGGAVGSGSGSGWVRPAGGYITSGYGTRVHPITGAQTFHDGIDLGSGCSTAIVAAAAGTVEYVGWYGGYGNYVRINHGGGVKSAYGHIVSGGFRVATGQQVAAGTLVALVGSTGNSTGCHLHYETHVGGGTTNPVSFMAARGVGF; from the coding sequence ATGTCTCGATCTGCTGCGCCCCACCAGCCCTCGCGCGTCCGCGTGCCCGCACGCCGGTCGCTGCGCTTCGCCGTCGCCGGGCTCTCGCTCGTCGGGCTCGCCGGTGCCCTGGTGCTCGACGCGCCGCCGGCCCAGGCGGCGACCTACCCGTCGTGGGACGACGTCCTCGCCGCCCGCGGGCAGGAGTCCCAGAAGAACGAGCAGATCTCCGGCATCCAGACCCTGATCGGCGACCTGTCCGCCAAGGCCGACGCCGCCGTCGCCCAGGCCGAAGCCCGCGGCAACGAGTACGCCGACGCCCAGCGCAAGTCCCAGCGCGCAGCGGAGAAGGAACAGCGACTCCGCGCCGAAGCCGACGAACACGCCCAGACCGCCGAGCAGAGCGCCGCCCAGGCCGGTCAGTTCGCCGCGCAGATGGCACGCTCGGGCGGTGCCGACGTCACCTCGAGCGTGCTCAGCGGGGGCGACGACTCGCGTGACCTGCTGTACGACCTCGGCGCGCTGAGCAAGCTCTCGGAACAGGCCGAACGCGTCGAAGCCGTCGCCAGCGCCGATGCCGCGGTCGCCCGGGCGCTGTCCGGCCAGGCGGACCGCGCCGCCACCGAGCTCGCCGAACTCGCCGCCGAGGCCGAAGACCGCATGGCCGAGGCCCAGGCCGCGTCCGACCGCGCCCAGTCCGCCTACGACGAGCAACAGGACAACAAGGCGCGACTCGAAGCGCAGCTCGCGACGCTCAAGTCGGGTCGGGTCCGGACCGAAGCCGAGTTCGCGAAGGGCGAGGCCGAGCGCAAGGCGGCCGAGGAACGCGCCCGTGCCGCGGCGGCGGCTGCGGCAGCCCGGGCGGCCGCAGCAGCTGCGGCCAGCAACAGCGGTGGCGGTGGCGGCAGCGGCGGTGGCGGTGGTGGCGCCGTCGGCTCCGGCTCCGGTTCCGGATGGGTCCGTCCGGCCGGCGGGTACATCACCAGCGGGTACGGCACGCGCGTGCACCCGATCACGGGCGCGCAGACCTTCCACGACGGCATCGACCTCGGCAGCGGCTGCTCGACGGCCATCGTCGCCGCGGCTGCGGGCACGGTCGAGTACGTCGGCTGGTACGGCGGCTACGGCAACTACGTGCGCATCAACCACGGTGGTGGCGTCAAGAGCGCCTACGGGCACATCGTCAGCGGTGGCTTCCGCGTGGCCACGGGCCAGCAGGTCGCCGCGGGCACCCTCGTCGCCCTCGTCGGGTCGACCGGCAACTCGACCGGCTGCCACCTGCACTACGAGACCCACGTCGGCGGCGGCACCACGAACCCGGTGTCGTTCATGGCGGCCCGCGGCGTCGGCTTCTAG
- the pyrE gene encoding orotate phosphoribosyltransferase, which translates to MTDAREQLIDHITAEAVFHGDFTLTSGKKATYYIDLRKVSLDHRVAPLIGQVMTEIIDRVPDVVAVGGLTMGADPIASAVLHQAAAQGKAYDAFVVRKEPKDHGRGKQVEGPDLRGKRVVVLEDTSTTGGSPLKAAEALEREGAIVAAVAVVVDRDTGAKEKIEAAGYPYFAAIGLADLGLSA; encoded by the coding sequence GTGACGGACGCGCGCGAGCAGTTGATCGACCACATCACGGCTGAGGCCGTGTTCCACGGTGACTTCACGCTGACCAGCGGCAAGAAGGCGACCTACTACATCGACCTCCGCAAGGTCAGCCTCGACCACCGCGTCGCGCCGCTGATCGGACAGGTCATGACCGAGATCATCGACCGGGTCCCGGACGTCGTCGCCGTCGGCGGACTGACGATGGGCGCCGACCCCATCGCCAGCGCCGTCCTGCACCAGGCCGCCGCCCAGGGCAAGGCCTACGACGCCTTCGTCGTCCGCAAGGAGCCCAAGGACCACGGGCGCGGCAAGCAGGTCGAGGGTCCGGACCTGCGCGGCAAGCGCGTGGTCGTGCTCGAGGACACCTCGACCACCGGCGGCTCCCCGCTCAAGGCCGCGGAGGCGCTCGAGCGCGAGGGCGCGATCGTCGCCGCCGTGGCGGTCGTCGTCGACCGTGACACCGGCGCCAAGGAGAAGATCGAAGCCGCCGGGTACCCGTACTTCGCTGCCATCGGGTTGGCTGATCTGGGGCTGTCCGCGTGA